From one Pseudopipra pipra isolate bDixPip1 chromosome 2, bDixPip1.hap1, whole genome shotgun sequence genomic stretch:
- the LOC135409442 gene encoding uncharacterized protein LOC135409442 translates to MEAEPSAGGAVLAREAGLRREHQAALRAAQEGGRKRQGGTGAAGRERRGRDTPPMASRDASARAGPERRSSSVGRKGGASQSETAVLTGEPMASRAGGALANQGATGEQKGPSKALAPLPSTISHDATAAGSGSRAVPAAAIL, encoded by the coding sequence ATGGAGGCTGAGCCATcggcgggcggggccgtgcTGGCCAGGGAGGCGGGACTGCGCCGGGAGCACCAAGCAGCGCTGAGGGCGGCACAGGAAGGCGGGAGGAAGAGGCAGGGCGGGACGGGAGCGGCGGGacgggagcggcggggccgagACACGCCGCCAATGGCGAGTCGGGACGCGAGTGCGAGAGCGGGACCTGAGCGCAGGAGCTCGTCAGTGGGGAGGAAGGGCGGTGCCAGCCAATCGGAGACCGCTGTGCTGACGGGCGAGCCAATGGCGAGCCGCGCAGGCGGGGCGCTAGCCAATCAGGGCGCGACCGGCGAACAAAAGGGGCCCTCCAAGGCCCTGGCCCCTCTCCCGAGCACAATTTCACATGACGCAACGGCTGCGGGAAGCGGTTCGCGAGCCGTGCCCGCCGCCGCCATTTTGTGA